One Sediminibacillus dalangtanensis genomic region harbors:
- a CDS encoding helix-turn-helix domain-containing protein: protein MITVAYQSRDVYFLKTFGSRLRQYRLHHRMTQEELADLAGFSRSYYTEIETGKRNISLLNIRRLAEALDIPIKDLFDFPSE, encoded by the coding sequence GTGATTACGGTGGCCTACCAATCAAGGGACGTCTACTTCTTGAAGACATTTGGCAGCCGACTGCGCCAGTATCGGCTTCATCATCGGATGACGCAAGAAGAATTGGCTGATTTGGCTGGTTTTTCAAGATCCTATTACACAGAAATTGAAACCGGAAAAAGGAATATATCCTTGCTGAATATCCGCAGGCTCGCCGAAGCACTTGATATTCCCATAAAGGATTTATTCGACTTTCCATCTGAATAA
- a CDS encoding HD-GYP domain-containing protein produces the protein MKTKTISQVLPEDILAADIYVGETLIIKKGTKMTERLINRLKKRGIKELKVSLSDPYTMTKRKPTTDSLPTAGKPTETSKEQKSEEELAKLFFHILGKIGYEYRYGKLLNRQETLLFLKQLFISIHKSYRITDTLAALYKWDAYAYIHSFDVFILGSLMAEKLAVTDIESCAAGFLFHDIGKIETPRDILHKPAKLTGAEFKQIQQHTTDGERILHSLGYEQLGSFARSHHERLDGSGYPDGLHGGQLPLELRILSIVDVFSALTLKRAYKEELPAHEAIKLLLKDQQQFDWHILYHFIDSLMIYPYDATVLLSNNEQAKISGVSKYYPTVPQVRLLNGGEQFSLPTNFSLTVQKILSFQPQSEEQLFNEFLHYLSAGDHKAVKSLYQTLADGLHYHHIFEKILHPAVAKITQMAASNQISSIAFQQSEKIINALLVQIEQETERYTNFQSTAIILYPEHDSARLHARLLAGFLRLEAVHVKLTTKSAGRFDPNKFSKNQHTDHLLILSFSDDCPAEFTWKQQAQLTLSSFDESNTRLLVESLQKNREVLIHIPLDAPVVQPY, from the coding sequence ATGAAAACGAAGACGATATCTCAAGTGCTGCCGGAAGACATTTTGGCAGCGGACATTTATGTAGGAGAAACATTGATTATCAAAAAGGGAACAAAAATGACGGAAAGGCTTATCAACCGTTTAAAAAAACGGGGAATAAAGGAACTGAAGGTTTCACTTTCCGATCCTTACACCATGACGAAGCGAAAACCAACAACTGACTCGTTACCAACTGCAGGAAAACCGACAGAAACAAGTAAGGAGCAAAAATCAGAAGAGGAACTGGCAAAACTGTTTTTTCACATACTCGGAAAAATAGGTTATGAATATCGCTACGGAAAACTGCTGAACAGACAAGAAACGTTGTTGTTTCTAAAGCAGTTATTCATCAGCATCCATAAAAGTTACCGTATCACAGACACGCTTGCAGCTCTTTATAAATGGGATGCCTATGCATATATCCACTCCTTTGATGTTTTTATCCTCGGGAGTCTTATGGCGGAAAAACTAGCTGTTACAGACATAGAATCCTGCGCGGCAGGATTTCTGTTTCACGATATTGGAAAAATAGAAACCCCACGCGATATATTACATAAACCAGCTAAACTTACGGGAGCCGAATTTAAACAGATCCAGCAGCATACAACGGACGGAGAACGGATTCTTCATTCTCTGGGCTACGAACAGTTGGGAAGCTTTGCCCGCTCCCACCATGAACGACTGGATGGATCAGGATATCCTGACGGCCTTCATGGTGGACAGCTGCCATTAGAATTACGCATCTTATCTATTGTGGATGTCTTCTCGGCATTGACATTAAAGCGGGCATACAAAGAGGAACTACCGGCACATGAAGCGATAAAGCTATTGCTAAAAGATCAACAACAATTCGACTGGCATATTCTTTATCATTTTATCGATTCGCTCATGATTTATCCCTATGATGCAACAGTATTACTATCCAATAACGAGCAGGCAAAAATTTCAGGTGTCAGTAAATACTATCCCACTGTACCCCAAGTACGCCTGTTGAATGGAGGCGAACAATTTTCACTTCCGACCAATTTTTCGCTCACGGTACAGAAAATTTTGTCGTTTCAGCCACAATCGGAGGAACAATTGTTCAATGAATTTTTACATTACCTTTCTGCCGGTGACCATAAAGCAGTAAAATCCTTGTATCAGACGCTTGCTGACGGACTTCACTATCATCATATTTTCGAAAAGATTTTGCATCCTGCAGTGGCCAAAATTACTCAAATGGCAGCGTCGAATCAAATATCATCGATTGCCTTCCAACAGAGCGAGAAAATAATCAACGCGTTACTGGTCCAAATAGAACAGGAGACGGAACGTTATACAAATTTCCAATCAACCGCTATCATCTTATATCCGGAGCATGATAGCGCCCGCTTGCACGCACGATTGTTAGCCGGTTTTTTACGCCTGGAAGCCGTTCACGTAAAACTGACAACGAAGTCTGCAGGCCGCTTTGATCCGAACAAGTTTTCCAAAAATCAACACACGGATCACCTCCTCATCCTGAGTTTTTCGGATGACTGTCCTGCAGAGTTTACATGGAAGCAACAAGCTCAATTAACGCTATCTTCCTTCGATGAATCTAACACCAGGCTTCTGGTGGAATCCCTCCAGAAAAACAGGGAAGTATTGATTCATATCCCATTGGATGCTCCTGTCGTCCAACCTTACTAG
- a CDS encoding metal ABC transporter solute-binding protein, Zn/Mn family encodes MKLVRYLAYHTNRKREETRTTMKWKVLLLLLFSGILLQAGCSPSSGQNEQKTEPTIYTTVYPIQYIMERLAGDFVEVTTIYPPGADAHSYEPTAKTMTDIAKGDAFVYLGEELETFSSTTAEALQQEKVRLIGLAGHEELFHDESTADRDDHPAETNHDEHKHGNHDPHVWLDPQRMQEMALIIEKQLTDIYPDRKAVLQQNLSSLQENLRKLDRQFVKTLRSSKHKEILVSHAAYGYWEERYGIKQIAVNGISNSSEPSQQDLINIIEQARTLKMDYVIFEQNVQDKVSKEVQKEIDGKALQIHNLAVLSEQDISRGEDYLSLMKQNLDVLKTATD; translated from the coding sequence ATGAAGTTGGTAAGATATCTTGCTTACCACACAAATAGAAAACGTGAAGAAACGAGGACAACGATGAAATGGAAGGTACTATTGCTGCTTCTATTCAGCGGAATCTTGCTACAAGCCGGATGCAGCCCCTCTTCTGGACAAAATGAACAAAAGACGGAACCTACTATCTATACGACTGTCTATCCCATCCAGTATATCATGGAAAGATTGGCCGGTGACTTCGTGGAGGTGACTACCATTTACCCTCCTGGCGCCGATGCTCATTCCTATGAGCCCACTGCCAAGACAATGACCGATATTGCGAAGGGAGATGCTTTCGTTTATCTTGGCGAGGAATTGGAGACATTTTCTTCGACCACAGCTGAAGCTTTGCAACAAGAAAAGGTCCGGTTGATCGGGCTTGCTGGACATGAGGAATTGTTTCATGACGAAAGCACAGCGGATAGGGATGACCATCCTGCTGAAACAAACCATGACGAGCATAAACACGGTAACCATGACCCACATGTTTGGCTTGATCCTCAAAGAATGCAGGAAATGGCTCTTATCATAGAAAAGCAATTAACGGACATATATCCAGACCGAAAGGCTGTCTTGCAGCAAAATCTTTCTTCCTTACAAGAAAATTTAAGGAAGCTTGATCGACAATTCGTAAAAACACTGCGTTCCAGCAAGCATAAGGAAATTTTGGTGTCCCATGCTGCATATGGTTATTGGGAAGAACGCTATGGGATTAAGCAGATTGCCGTCAATGGCATTTCGAACAGCAGTGAACCATCTCAGCAGGATCTAATCAACATTATAGAACAGGCAAGGACGCTCAAGATGGATTATGTGATTTTCGAGCAAAATGTCCAGGATAAAGTATCCAAGGAAGTTCAAAAGGAAATAGACGGAAAAGCCCTGCAAATTCATAATTTGGCTGTCCTGTCGGAACAGGATATAAGCCGAGGGGAAGATTACCTTTCTCTGATGAAACAGAACCTTGATGTACTCAAGACAGCTACAGATTAA
- a CDS encoding metal ABC transporter ATP-binding protein translates to MENTVISMKNVDFEYDQKPALQHINFEIPQGAFMGLVGPNGGGKTTLIKLILGLLKPQRGSIELLGTPINKFKNWNKIGFVSQKANTFNRGFPATVEEVVSMGLTAKVGYLRFFSRNHREKIKEAVDQVGMAAYLHENIGDLSGGQQQRVFIARALVSDPELLILDEPTVGVDTEHVQKFYELLHKLNQEKNITLLLVTHDIGTMTRHATNIVCLNKTMHFHGNPDQFSSLSDAELSNYYGHALNLVSHEH, encoded by the coding sequence ATGGAGAACACGGTGATATCGATGAAAAATGTCGACTTCGAGTATGATCAAAAGCCAGCTTTACAACATATCAATTTTGAAATCCCACAAGGGGCATTCATGGGGCTGGTTGGTCCGAACGGCGGAGGGAAAACGACCCTGATCAAGCTGATCCTCGGTTTACTAAAACCTCAACGCGGATCAATCGAGTTACTTGGTACTCCGATCAATAAATTTAAAAACTGGAATAAAATCGGATTTGTTTCTCAAAAGGCCAACACCTTTAACCGAGGGTTTCCTGCTACAGTGGAAGAAGTGGTATCAATGGGCTTGACTGCCAAAGTCGGTTATCTTCGTTTTTTCTCCCGTAATCATCGGGAGAAAATAAAAGAAGCGGTCGATCAGGTCGGCATGGCCGCTTATCTCCATGAGAATATTGGTGATTTATCTGGTGGACAGCAGCAACGCGTATTTATCGCCAGGGCGCTTGTGAGTGATCCGGAACTATTGATTCTTGATGAGCCGACTGTCGGGGTAGATACAGAGCATGTGCAGAAATTTTACGAGTTGCTTCACAAACTCAATCAGGAAAAAAACATTACCCTGTTGCTGGTCACGCATGATATTGGGACCATGACACGCCATGCGACAAATATTGTATGCTTGAATAAAACCATGCATTTTCATGGGAATCCGGATCAGTTTTCTTCTTTATCCGACGCTGAACTATCCAACTACTATGGCCATGCCTTGAATTTGGTGTCACATGAGCATTAA
- a CDS encoding metal ABC transporter permease: MLANFFQYEFLQNTLYTGLLIGLIAPLLGSFIVVRRLSLIADALSHVTLAGIAFGLLLEKKFAAGFITPFYSGMGFSVIASIFIEQLRGVYKAYQELAIPIILSGGVGLSVVFISLADGFNTDLFNYLFGSVSAVSRSDLWTIIVISVIVLAVLFLFFKELFMLSFDEEHAVVSGIHAKRIHFLFILLTALVIAASIRIVGVLLVSALMTLPVAASIRLAKGFKQSIILSVVFGEISVIAGLISGYYFEIPPGGTIVMTSIIILLAALAVKRLRMNFFTRRTQQ, encoded by the coding sequence ATGTTAGCTAATTTTTTTCAATATGAGTTTTTACAAAACACTTTATATACCGGATTGTTGATCGGATTGATCGCTCCGCTTCTCGGTTCGTTTATTGTGGTCAGACGGCTTTCCTTGATTGCCGACGCTCTGTCCCATGTGACGCTGGCCGGGATTGCGTTTGGTTTACTGCTCGAAAAGAAATTTGCCGCCGGCTTTATAACCCCCTTCTATAGCGGAATGGGATTTTCGGTGATCGCTTCCATCTTCATCGAACAGTTGCGTGGTGTGTATAAAGCTTATCAAGAGCTGGCCATTCCCATTATCCTGTCTGGGGGTGTTGGCTTGAGCGTTGTCTTTATCTCGCTCGCCGATGGGTTCAATACAGACCTATTCAATTACTTGTTCGGCTCAGTCTCCGCAGTCAGCCGTTCTGATTTATGGACAATCATCGTTATTTCTGTGATTGTACTGGCGGTTCTATTTTTATTTTTTAAAGAGCTGTTTATGTTATCATTTGATGAAGAACATGCAGTCGTTTCAGGGATCCATGCAAAACGGATTCATTTCTTATTTATTTTGTTGACGGCCCTCGTCATTGCGGCTTCTATCAGGATTGTTGGTGTTTTACTTGTTTCAGCCCTAATGACGCTGCCGGTAGCGGCAAGCATCCGGCTTGCAAAAGGATTTAAACAATCCATCATATTGTCCGTTGTTTTTGGTGAAATTTCCGTTATTGCTGGATTGATTTCCGGCTACTATTTTGAAATACCTCCCGGAGGAACAATCGTCATGACATCTATTATCATTCTATTGGCTGCATTGGCCGTGAAACGTCTCCGGATGAATTTCTTTACAAGGAGGACGCAGCAATGA
- a CDS encoding Fur family transcriptional regulator — MNMEEALGILKQKGYKYTKKRKDILSYFDQEDGYRSAKDLLHFMEPAYPGISFDTIYRNLHLFDELAILESTELEGEKHFRISCVGHHHHHFICKKCGITKEIDTCPMDNVKGELGGFQVEDHKFEIYGRCPSCQAS, encoded by the coding sequence ATGAACATGGAAGAAGCATTGGGTATCTTGAAACAGAAGGGGTATAAGTACACCAAGAAAAGAAAAGATATCTTATCTTATTTTGACCAGGAAGACGGTTACCGCAGTGCGAAGGATTTGTTACATTTCATGGAGCCAGCCTATCCGGGCATCAGCTTTGATACGATTTACCGGAACCTTCATTTATTCGACGAACTGGCGATTTTGGAATCAACCGAACTGGAAGGGGAAAAACATTTCAGGATCAGTTGTGTCGGTCATCATCATCACCATTTCATCTGCAAAAAATGCGGAATTACCAAAGAAATCGATACATGTCCAATGGATAATGTCAAAGGGGAATTGGGCGGCTTCCAAGTTGAAGACCACAAGTTTGAAATATACGGGCGTTGTCCGTCGTGTCAGGCTTCCTGA
- a CDS encoding glutaredoxin family protein, whose amino-acid sequence MKQVVKIYTKAACQESQSLKEFLSKDQVPYVEVDITESEEKQRQLQSAAGTNLVPTIVIEQEGFIGKKKNIIYTGFTNNKDEIDRTIKH is encoded by the coding sequence GTGAAACAAGTGGTAAAGATTTATACAAAAGCAGCTTGCCAGGAAAGCCAGTCGCTGAAAGAATTTTTGTCGAAGGACCAGGTACCGTACGTAGAAGTCGACATTACCGAATCCGAAGAAAAACAAAGACAGTTGCAGTCAGCAGCAGGTACAAACTTAGTGCCAACTATCGTGATTGAACAAGAAGGCTTTATCGGTAAAAAGAAAAATATTATTTATACAGGTTTCACAAATAATAAGGATGAAATCGACCGTACTATAAAACATTGA
- a CDS encoding VLRF1 family aeRF1-type release factor, which yields MNFDNQLKYLENVQLQRPNRVLSMYLNTDPSDPEQQGGEWKIHLKNGLSHFESYLKESGDKQELENFQAVREKVERFVQGNEQALKKGIVLFASADEQVWFAERLQMRIQTEFHWEDAPVIDQLKKLWNTFPKSGVILVQQNQVKVIEAELGTILETKHYELDLDTEDWREYTAEQKRPMSMGKGGKDPSRDSFNARVNANQQRWYKGLAPKLDKLAKDNQWDRIYLVGEKEEAKDMESYMNKEIYQVEGKNMLDHEEMKVIEKVVA from the coding sequence ATGAATTTCGATAATCAGCTGAAGTATTTGGAAAATGTTCAATTACAACGTCCTAACAGAGTGCTCTCCATGTATCTAAATACAGACCCTTCCGATCCAGAGCAACAAGGCGGAGAATGGAAAATTCATTTAAAAAACGGACTTAGCCATTTTGAAAGTTATTTGAAAGAAAGCGGAGACAAACAAGAGTTGGAAAATTTTCAAGCAGTCCGTGAAAAAGTGGAGCGCTTTGTGCAGGGGAATGAACAGGCACTAAAAAAAGGCATTGTTTTGTTCGCTTCTGCAGATGAGCAGGTATGGTTTGCTGAGCGATTACAGATGAGGATACAAACGGAGTTTCATTGGGAAGATGCTCCGGTTATCGATCAACTGAAAAAATTATGGAATACATTCCCAAAATCGGGTGTTATTCTTGTTCAACAGAACCAGGTAAAGGTGATTGAAGCTGAATTAGGCACGATTTTGGAAACGAAGCATTATGAATTGGATCTTGATACAGAGGACTGGCGGGAATATACTGCCGAACAAAAACGGCCGATGTCGATGGGAAAAGGCGGTAAGGATCCTAGCCGTGACAGCTTTAATGCGAGGGTGAATGCGAACCAGCAGCGGTGGTATAAAGGGTTGGCACCGAAGCTGGATAAACTCGCCAAAGACAATCAATGGGACCGCATCTATCTCGTAGGGGAGAAAGAAGAAGCAAAAGATATGGAATCCTATATGAACAAGGAAATATATCAAGTGGAAGGAAAGAATATGCTTGATCATGAAGAAATGAAAGTGATTGAAAAAGTCGTGGCATAA
- a CDS encoding GtrA family protein: protein MAKKVKAQILQFSFIGLANAAIDIGVLNLLLWIWPTEETRMLFILNTIAYFLAILNSYIWNVKYTFSHHARVSTKEIGLFTLQAIVAWVINNVVFIGLSKLLFQFSALPLSSFFVHNIAKGAAMFLSFSTSFLLMKFIVFRKKKIKKVMKKR, encoded by the coding sequence ATGGCCAAAAAAGTAAAAGCACAGATACTTCAATTCAGTTTTATCGGTCTTGCCAACGCAGCGATCGACATCGGCGTCTTAAACCTCCTGTTGTGGATATGGCCGACAGAAGAAACGCGCATGCTGTTTATCTTGAACACAATCGCCTATTTTCTAGCGATATTGAACTCCTATATATGGAATGTAAAATATACTTTCAGTCATCATGCCCGGGTTAGTACAAAGGAAATTGGATTATTTACGTTACAGGCGATTGTCGCCTGGGTCATCAATAACGTTGTTTTTATCGGGTTGAGCAAGCTGCTATTCCAGTTTTCCGCCCTGCCACTATCAAGCTTTTTTGTACACAATATCGCCAAAGGAGCAGCAATGTTCCTTTCGTTCTCTACCAGTTTTCTTTTGATGAAGTTTATCGTCTTCAGAAAGAAAAAAATAAAAAAAGTCATGAAAAAAAGATAA
- a CDS encoding universal stress protein: protein MFNKILLASDGSEHAIRAVEKALLLAQNNSNAFIEVVYVVDRDKSKADVLQNWNAADIDVKRKEKLAFTEQKLKHAGVRYQINILHGDPGPSIVKYANEKAFDVCVIGSRGLNSLQEMVLGSVSHKVAKRANCPVMIVK from the coding sequence ATGTTTAATAAAATATTATTAGCCTCAGATGGCTCTGAACATGCAATCAGAGCAGTAGAAAAAGCATTGCTTTTGGCGCAAAACAATTCAAACGCTTTCATTGAAGTGGTGTATGTAGTGGATAGGGACAAATCAAAGGCAGACGTTTTGCAAAATTGGAATGCAGCTGATATTGACGTTAAACGGAAAGAAAAGCTTGCATTTACGGAGCAAAAGTTAAAACATGCCGGAGTACGTTATCAGATCAACATTCTTCATGGAGATCCTGGTCCAAGCATTGTAAAATATGCGAATGAAAAAGCGTTTGATGTTTGTGTGATCGGCAGCCGCGGGTTGAATTCGTTGCAGGAAATGGTGTTGGGAAGTGTCAGTCACAAAGTGGCAAAACGGGCAAATTGTCCGGTTATGATTGTGAAGTAG
- a CDS encoding SulP family inorganic anion transporter, giving the protein MKKVLNRKERGVVLNLTAIKQSWFGNIKGDILAGMVVALALIPEAIAFSIIAGVDPMVGLYASFCIAVVIAFVGGRPGMISAATGAMALVMVTLVAEHGLQYLLAATILTGIIQIVMGIFKLARFMKFVPRSVMIGFVNALAILIFTSQLQHFVGESWPMYAMVAGALAIIYILPRFTKAVPAPLIAIVVITLIAVYTGSEVRTVGDMGELTQALPLFLLPDIPFNLETLMIIFPYSLALAVVGLLESLLTAQIVDDMTDTESDKNKETKGQGIANVVAGFFGGMAGCAMIGQSVINVKSGGNGRLSTLTAGVFLMILIMVFNDLLVQIPMAALVGVMIMVSIGTFDWSSLRHLHLMPKTDAVVMVVTVGAVVLTHNLSIGVLVGVLLSAIFFAAKISKVHVHSLQVEAGRKKVYVVTGQLFFASVNEFVASFDYKESCEEIDIDLKAAHLWDDSAVGAIDKIVLKYQDNGIKVNVIGLNHESSMLVEKRAVYNKPDAKAANH; this is encoded by the coding sequence ATGAAGAAAGTTTTAAATAGAAAAGAAAGAGGTGTCGTGTTGAACCTAACTGCGATTAAACAGAGTTGGTTTGGCAATATCAAGGGAGACATATTAGCTGGGATGGTCGTAGCCTTGGCATTAATTCCGGAAGCAATTGCTTTTTCGATTATTGCCGGTGTCGACCCCATGGTCGGTTTATATGCTTCCTTTTGTATTGCTGTCGTTATTGCTTTTGTCGGCGGCAGACCGGGAATGATTTCCGCAGCAACAGGGGCGATGGCATTGGTCATGGTCACCTTGGTTGCTGAACATGGTTTGCAGTATTTATTGGCTGCTACGATATTGACTGGGATTATCCAGATTGTGATGGGAATATTCAAGCTTGCCAGGTTTATGAAATTTGTTCCTAGATCGGTGATGATCGGATTTGTAAATGCGCTGGCTATTTTGATTTTTACTTCTCAATTACAGCATTTTGTCGGCGAGTCTTGGCCGATGTATGCGATGGTGGCAGGAGCGTTGGCCATTATTTATATTCTTCCGCGCTTCACTAAAGCTGTACCTGCTCCTCTTATCGCTATCGTTGTCATTACCTTAATTGCGGTCTATACGGGAAGCGAAGTCCGGACCGTTGGAGATATGGGAGAGCTTACCCAAGCGCTTCCGTTATTTTTACTGCCGGATATCCCGTTCAATTTGGAAACATTGATGATTATCTTTCCTTATTCCCTTGCCCTGGCTGTAGTCGGATTGTTAGAATCTCTGTTGACTGCCCAAATCGTCGACGATATGACAGACACAGAAAGTGACAAAAATAAAGAAACAAAAGGACAGGGCATCGCGAATGTCGTTGCCGGTTTCTTTGGCGGTATGGCAGGCTGTGCCATGATCGGTCAATCGGTTATTAATGTGAAGTCGGGAGGCAATGGACGTTTATCTACCCTGACTGCCGGTGTTTTCCTCATGATTCTGATCATGGTATTCAATGATTTATTGGTACAAATTCCGATGGCTGCCCTAGTCGGTGTGATGATTATGGTTTCGATTGGTACTTTCGATTGGTCATCACTCCGTCATTTGCACTTGATGCCGAAAACGGACGCAGTTGTTATGGTTGTCACGGTGGGAGCTGTTGTGCTGACCCACAATTTATCAATCGGTGTACTGGTCGGCGTATTGTTGAGCGCCATCTTCTTCGCTGCCAAGATATCGAAGGTCCATGTCCACAGTCTACAGGTCGAAGCAGGACGTAAAAAGGTATATGTGGTGACAGGCCAATTGTTTTTTGCATCGGTCAATGAGTTTGTAGCTTCATTTGATTATAAAGAATCATGCGAGGAAATAGATATCGATTTGAAAGCAGCGCACCTATGGGACGATTCAGCTGTCGGCGCAATCGATAAAATTGTTTTAAAGTATCAGGATAATGGAATAAAAGTAAATGTTATAGGTTTGAATCACGAGAGTTCCATGTTGGTCGAGAAGCGCGCGGTATATAATAAACCCGACGCAAAAGCGGCCAACCATTGA
- a CDS encoding YndM family protein, whose protein sequence is MEHVRALVIKFAVTGIVLYSILGIFYTATVGDIFIITLLVTGVAYLLGDLFILPRFGNLTASIADFGLAFAAVWILSAFFIGTDVSVVNAALFSALFIAAAEVIFHMYMQNRVLDDEPDYEEANRQTTARLQTEFADESEGQDIIELQDGKTEEKKDE, encoded by the coding sequence ATGGAACATGTAAGAGCACTGGTCATCAAATTCGCAGTGACCGGGATTGTCCTTTACTCGATTCTAGGCATTTTTTATACAGCAACTGTCGGGGATATCTTTATCATCACCCTGCTTGTCACCGGAGTTGCCTACTTGCTTGGAGATCTATTTATCCTGCCGCGTTTCGGCAATCTGACTGCCTCCATAGCAGACTTCGGCCTAGCGTTTGCCGCAGTCTGGATATTGAGCGCCTTCTTTATCGGAACCGACGTATCCGTTGTCAATGCAGCGCTGTTTTCTGCCTTGTTCATCGCAGCTGCTGAGGTCATTTTCCATATGTACATGCAAAACAGGGTACTGGATGATGAACCGGATTACGAGGAAGCAAATAGACAAACAACTGCTCGTCTGCAAACAGAATTTGCAGACGAAAGTGAAGGGCAAGATATTATCGAATTGCAGGATGGCAAAACAGAAGAAAAAAAGGATGAGTAA